One Arachis hypogaea cultivar Tifrunner chromosome 18, arahy.Tifrunner.gnm2.J5K5, whole genome shotgun sequence genomic window, ttctttctttttttctttccttcctaacaaattaaatacaatatatgatAAGCCTAGTATATTAATTATACAAAATCTAATGATATGAAATGAAAGGATGAAATATATATTACCTGGATTTAAGAcgcaaattatatgtaacatacaCAATATCACTTAGCCTATCATGCTCCAATCTATTCCTTCTTGTTGTATGAATTTGATAAAAAAGAATTCAATTCCTTTCACACCCTGAAGAAGCAGATGCTTGGCTAAGAATGTGAACTGCCATGTTTTGTAAACATGGAGCAGAACTACCAAACAACCTCCACCATTTATCTACAAGTTACAATCCCATATCTCAAGTATTAGATATCAAATTAAGGaaaccaaaacataaaataagtaaataactaaagCTTATTATCAAACAGATGTTATTACCAGGTTGAAGTCTTTTTGCAGCTGGAATAGCTTCAGGCCTATCAAAGCTTTCCTTTCGATCTCTATATAAGTGTATTTCTTTCATTACCTCAACTGAATCTAAATTATTAACCTTGCAATGCAATGTAACAAGATCAAGTAAAGCTCACATGACATCAGGTGCTTCTCTATATTTTtcagaaaaaaagcaagcaggatTCAAGAAATAAGCTGCTGTGTGAAGACTTTTTTTTCAAGTGTTTGTCCCATCTTGAGTTGATAATCTCTGTGTAAGGTTGATATGCAATCTTCCTTTGCTTGAACATTTCTTTGATTCCATTTTCTGACCTCAGCATACCTTCATAAACAATCCCCAATGATGGTTTATCATCAGCATCTACCAACCTCAGCAATTTAATCAATGGACTCACAATTTGGCATGTAGTAAAACAATCATCCCAAAATTTATTGTCTAGGATAATTGCACTCACAGCTCTACCATTAGCACTCCTTCCTAATTTGTGTTCGGTAAAGTGTGTATCAACAACCAATGATTGTAAATCCGATTTTCACTCAAAGATACTCATCAATGTGAGGAAGATAGTGGAAAAACGAGTTACACCTGGACGAACAATCTCCCTCCAATAAGTTCTTTGTCTTAGCCAAGACAAGAACACCGTATGATTATACACAAACATGGTAATCTTCGAAGCACGTGTTGCAAGGTTAGAAATATGTGGCATGCTGCTTATATCTTTTAGAATAAGATTCAAGCAATAAGCAGCACAAGGTGACCAGtgaatattttcaaatttcttattaATAAGCCTACCAGCAGCAACATAATTCGCGGCATTATCTGTAACTACATGAACAATATTGTCAGGTCTAATCCATTCAATCACCTCTGAAAACAAGTCACACAAGCTTGAAGCATTTTTAACCATACTTGAGGCATCTACAGATTTCACAAAGCACAACCCTTTCGAAcaataaaccaaaaaattaatCAACGTTCTTTGCCTTTGATCTGTCTAACCATCAGCCATGAGAGTACATCCAGTTTCTTTCCAAGCAGACCTATAGCTATCAACAATCATTTGACACTTCCTTTTGAGATCGGCTAATAAGTTAACCCTCAATGTATCATAAGAAGGACCTTTATAACCAGGCCCAATGCCAGCAACACCATCCAACATATCTTGAAAAAAGGGTGACATAACTGCATTGAAAGGAATCCTACAATCCAAAAGCCATCTAGCCACTCGCTTATCAACTTCATGAAGCACCTCTTTGTTTTGAAACACGCTTTTCAGACTTGGTTGACTTCCCGGAGTTGTTCTTAGTGCAAACATAGGAGGAATAAtggtttttgctttcttttttggaTCGCCTCCAATAACCTCCTTAGTTGGTAACTAACTCGGAGTTTGTTGTTCTTCTTGCGCTAATGCTTCATCAATTGCATCCTCATACTCATCAGTACCCTCTTCGTTGAAACTTACTTTCCTTTTACTAATTTTACTTTTCTAAATCTCTTTCAATAAACCTTCCATTTGTTTTTTAACATCATACGGGACCTTAGAACACTTCTTAATGTCTCCACCTATCTTCACCAAATGCTTTTTCATTCTATTAATTCCCCCTCCCCCAAAAGTACTCAGACAAAATAAGCATTGGTAATGCggtttttcatttatattttgtaaaacaATGTATCTCCAAGCAGGATCAGTTTTCCCCCGAACATTAGAAGTTTGTGACTGACTTTCATTAGTCGTGGGAGGAAAAGAATGTTCATTCAAAGCATAATTATTTTCTACATTATTATTCCTAGGTAGTTCTTGGTTGATACTTTCATCCATACCTAAACATTACCAGcaatccaacccaataatctcaactctcaagttcacaacaaacaacatccaaaattattcaaaattattcacaattattCAACAAACACCAAAATCCAGTTCAGTAAGCAAAGCAAAATCAAAGAGCTGCTCAATCAAAGAGTTCATAGTTTAGCAGTTCATCATGTCACAAAATCCAGTTCAGTTTAGCAGGATCAGTTCAGAGTTCACAGTTTCAGAGTTCATCAAGTCACAAAATCAAAGAGCTACTCAACGAACAAAGTTCACAGTATCAGGGTTCACAGAATCAGAGTTCATCATGCAACAGTTATTCAATGATTCAATCAAACAATCATAAgttcataactaaaaaaaaaagttacctgGAACTCTGAAAGTTCGAAGGCACCTTCAAGGCTTCAACAGAACATGCAATAGGGAGAGTGGGACTTGGGAGACAGCGACGCCGAGTGAACTGACCAGTGGTGGAGCACCTTCAAGGGACGACGCCTACTGCGCGATGGAGGTGGTTGTTCCAAGTTCCAACGAACAACGGCTGCTGCACGACGGAGGTCACTGGTCGAAGGAGGTGACTGCGCGATGGAGGTGACTGTGTGACGGAGGTGACAGCTCGACGGAGGTGACTGCTCGATGGAGGTGACTGCGTGACGCCGGCGACGGAGGTGACTGCTCGACATCGAACCCGTCTGGCCATGTGAGACTGTGATAGCGTTCTCAGAACCTTGCTCGATGAGAATTGTGATGGGCTGAAGGCAATTAGGGATTCAGAACATTGATTTAGGGTTTCATTCGTTGAAACTGCAGCGTTTTGATGCCTAGCCCAAAAACCAGCCGGATCACAGTTCGGTTCGACCTACCGGTACCGGCCGGTTCACCGGTTCAACTCCGATTTTCCTATTTTGTGGTTTTGATGATTGCCCGAATCATCTTTGTGTCTGGTTCACGGTTCAACCGGTTTGACCGGCCAGTCCGAATCGGTTTTCAGAACATTAATacacactctaatcactcaagtgtttgaggttcgattctctcaattctctactaaccttgctttttaaggcttgcttttcttctaccaatcaacaaaaatttagtgcACGAATATAcctatcaagaggtcttttaagggttgtaatgggattagggtcaaggtaggattgtatttggtcaagtggactaaaatctgaatccttgattaacttaaacttcccacctaacttaagacaatccatataatcagaatacaaaatctaactacccattaactatgtttaccacatattcatgcatccgaatttgagtacaactcatatgcattgctaccaccatttactttggggcaatttgtcccctatttattttttctctttttttttcttttttcatttttcttttgttttcaatgcatacgattaaggtgttgaatgcatgaacatgtcctcaatattcttttcacattttcacaaaaaaggataacatactcaattcccaaaccaaatgtcaccatacccaattttcccacacttaaatcatgaacactcttactcatctaagctaaccaaggattcaaattaaggacattattattttctgcttagagttaatgatgtgctaaagtaaagaacaaatggagtAAAATGGCTCAACATTGGGTTGCAAGGGaaaatgaaagggtaaggccatatgggtatgtgagctatagtgaaacaaaggcctcactcacataagtgcatgcatacattaaacaatgaaaatatagaatcaagcaaaacaaatatcacaattttagagagaacaacacaaaccaaaataaaacattggttgataagatgcaactaaTCTAATAgcttcaaaatctcactggttttgtgtgttcgagctctaaaccatgtttcaaaataattttttttcaagcaagttcaacaaaaattttaattcaaattagtgaaatgctctaaaacagtttcttggaagagaattcatcacttcaaccaagtaggaCATAAATGCAAACAACTAACTACACAtacaatctattatgcaatgcaacaactaactaacaaagaagattaaacattggtgttgagacaggaagtAGTTACCCAGGAAGTCAGTCTTGAGCTCCCCgtacttgaagattgcaccgtcctcggtgcatgcaaagatgtgcaagtggacaggttgctacaactgatgtgctttctcaaaagattgtgcggagGAACTTGTTTATTGCCCCAgttagaaacttttccttttccctcatggtggccaacctgaaagaagagaaacagGAAGAAGAATAACCCACAGACAAAGATATCAAAACAAGTAAAATATGGGTGTGCTAATGCCAAAGAATAATGAGGTTCTCAACCACATGGTAGCTACAATGCACAGGtgaaaaaataatagaagcaaagggcatgtcaactaaatagcaaacaagtTAAGAAGTACcccaaaacaatgcaagaaatatGCAACAGTTGAGTAAGAACGTTCAACATCAATAGTGTAATatcaaacttagaaaagaaaataagaacaagcaacAAAGGTAAAATGTAataaatgaaagtatgcaaatacaaTAAATGAAGGAGAATAAAGATGAGAagggaaaggaaagaagaagaagaaaggtagaaagaaagaagaacaagagaagaaagatgaagaaAGTAAAAGAGGAAGCGACACATAAGggttgcccacgcgtacgcgtgggttgcagCATGAGGAGGTgatgcatacgcgtcagtcacgcgtacacgtgaaaaGCAGAAAAGAGaaggtgacgtgtacgcgtccgTCATGCGTACATGTGGAGATGaattgtgctcctcgcacaacaCTCGCATAATtcccgcacaactctcgggttttgaTACTAGAGGTGGCATCATGagcatacgacgcgtgcgcgtcgtccacgctcacgcgtggaaaGCCAAAATTGCAAATGACTCGTACGCGTTAGCGACGTGCACGTGTGGGTTGTGTTGTGCGCCTAGCACCCACCAACAtggttctggcacaactctctgtccaggCTGcgcgatgagcggataatttatacgcttttggcattatttttagtatgtttttagtatgttttagttagcttttattatatttttattagtttttaattaaaaatcacatttctggactttactatgagtttgtgtgtttttctgtgatttcaggtattttctggctgaaattgagggacttgagcaaaaatcatattcagaggttgacaaaggactgctgatgctgttggattctgaccttcctgaactcgaaatggattttcaggagctacagaactccaaatggcacgctcttaattgcgttggaaagtagacatccagggctttacagaaatatataatagtccatactttgtctgagtttagatgacgcaaactggcgttcaacgccagctttctgcccta contains:
- the LOC112770187 gene encoding uncharacterized protein, producing MSSSHLRRRRHAVTSIEQSPPSSCHLRHTVTSIAQSPPSTSDLRRAAAVVRWNLEQPPPSRSRRRPLKVLHHWIPFNAVMSPFFQDMLDGVAGIGPGYKGPSYDTLRVNLLADLKRKCQMIVDSYRSAWKETGCTLMADEVIEWIRPDNIVHVVTDNAANYVAAGRLINKKFENIHWSPCAAYCLNLILKDISSMPHISNLATRASKITMFVYNHTVFLSWLRQRTYWREIVRPGRSANGRAVSAIILDNKFWDDCFTTCQIVSPLIKLLRLVDADDKPSLGIVYEDSVEVMKEIHLYRDRKESFDRPEAIPAAKRLQPDKWWRLFGSSAPCLQNMAVHILSQASASSG